Proteins from one Syngnathus scovelli strain Florida chromosome 17, RoL_Ssco_1.2, whole genome shotgun sequence genomic window:
- the LOC125984855 gene encoding WW domain-containing adapter protein with coiled-coil, whose amino-acid sequence MVMYARKPTRVSDGCTDRRDSQSYQTHKSQPKSQTTSLYRYDKVRDGSSESTPPYKMLRRSDESPVSKHGDGTGHSKTKMSHTLRAKNGTSESPHENSQNSSFQHGADSHSAQTKPADRDPADDWTEHMSSSGKKYYYNCRTEVSQWEKPKDLLEREQRQKDPAKLAPNSFPRDMDYRQEALQDKATKITSGDQSNAPNSGPMSSSSSSSSHTLNPPSITTTTPSSSSSSSSFGQLSQSGQSSSPALLQDSAMLRQLLPALQATLQMNNGGMDMAKLNEVLTAAVTQASLRSVLHKLLTAGPAFNITALLSAAQHANQAQHSSQSPASLTSDASSPRPYVSPRNGTPQSNQKNLLSVHPSNVASLQTRGNTSSAKQGSAPPGQNMEKRPEDPRTLQQRSQEILSTGSMGSGATSHATSSTTSQSQSDVPMTFTPSLAAHFDENLIKHIQGWPSENTEKQAARLREDIHNMGSLYMSELCTEMKNLRSLVRVSEIQATLREQRILFLRQQSKELDKLKNQNSYMV is encoded by the exons ATGGTGATGTATGCAAGGAAACCAACAAGAGTCAGTGATGG GTGCACCGACAGAAGGGATTCCCAGTCCTATCAG ACCCATAAATCTCAGCCAAAGAGCCAGACTACCAGTCTTTACCGTTACGACAAAGTGCGTGATGGCTCATCTGAGTCCACACCCCCTTATAAGATGCTGCGGCGCTCGGATGAAAGTCCTGTCAGCAAACATGGAGATGGCACGGGAcatagcaaaacaaaaatgtcccaCACACTTCGAGCTAAAAATG GGACCAGCGAATCGCCCCATGAGAACTCCCAAAACAGCAGCTTCCAACATGGCGCAGACTCGCATTCGGCTCAGACCAAGCCTGCGGATCGA GACCCAGCAGATGACTGGACAGAACACATGAGCTCTTCTGGGAAAAAGTACTACTACAACTGTAGAACTGAGGTCTCCCAGTGGGAGAAGCCCAAGGACCTGTTGGAGAG AGAACAACGGCAGAAAGACCCAGCCAAGTTGGCGCCAAACAGTTTCCCCAGAGACATGGACTACAGACAAGAGGCCTTGCAGGACAAAGCTACAA AGATCACTTCAGGGGATCAATCCAATGCACCAAATTCCGGCCCcatgtcttcttcttcttcttcttcctctcacACCCTGAACCCACCCTCCATCACAACTACCAcaccctcgtcctcctcctcttcctcctctttcggGCAGTTAAGTCAAAGTGGCCAGTCGTCATCGCCTGCGCTGCTTCAGGACTCAGCCATGCTGCGCCAACTCCTGCCTGCACTTCAAGCTACTCTGCAGATGAACAACGGTGGGATGGACATGGCCAAGCTCAACGAAG TCTTGACAGCTGCTGTCACCCAAGCTTCCTTGCGGTCTGTGCTTCATAAGCTCCTCACTGCTGGACCCGCTTTCAACATCACTGCTCTGCTCTCAGCTGCTCAGCACGCCAACCAAG CCCAGCACTCCAGTCAGTCCCCCGCATCTCTCACGTCAGACGCCTCGTCACCACGACCTTACGTGTCGCCACGGAATGGCACACCGCAGAGCAACCAGAAAAACCTTCTCAGTGTTCACCCGAGCAACGTTGCATCCTTGCAGACAAGG GGCAATACATCTTCAGCTAAACAAGGCTCCGCCCCTCCGGGTCAGAATATGGAGAAGCGTCCTGAAGACCCCCGGACTCTCCAGCAAAGAAG CCAGGAGATTCTTTCCACGGGATCAATGGGGTCCGGTGCAACATCTCACGCCACTTCCAGCACCACCAGTCAAAGTCAATCTGACGTTCCCATGACCTTCACCCCCTCCCTGGCAGCTCATTTTGATGAGAATCTCATCAAACATATCCAAGGGTGGCCTTCAGAGAACACTGAAAAACAG GCGGCCCGGCTGCGTGAGGACATCCACAACATGGGCAGCCTGTACATGTCGGAGCTGTGCACGGAGATGAAAAACCTTCGTTCCCTGGTCAGAGTCAGTGAAATTCAGGCCACGCTGAGGGAACAAAG AATCCTGTTTCTGAGGCAGCAGAGCAAAGAGCTGGACAAGCTGAAGAACCAGAACTCTTACATGGTGTGA